A single Pyxicephalus adspersus chromosome 8, UCB_Pads_2.0, whole genome shotgun sequence DNA region contains:
- the MED8 gene encoding mediator of RNA polymerase II transcription subunit 8, translating into MQREEKQLETSLETLIAQVSDIKNSLVAFIHKLENEYERLTWPSVLDNFALLTGQLNTLNKVLKNEKMPLLKNQVIIPLLLSPDRDEEIMRLTEGRVPVFSHEVVPDHLRTKPDPEVEEQEKQLSSEAARITPEVAQKQVQSMNKLCNSLLEKIIKEERDSDVSSLRQNKQTYNPNDTNALVAAVAFGKGLSNRRPPGPGGPMGAGQTGASGMLPGAASMQQMSMPPNQQQHMAGVPMAQGGQPGKMPSSIKTNIKSASMHPYQR; encoded by the exons ATGCAG CGAGAAGAGAAACAGTTGGAAACCAGCCTGGAGACCCTTATTGCTCAGGTTTCCGACATAAAGAATTCCTTGGTTGCCTTTATTCATAAACTTGAGAACGAATATGAGCGTCTGACCTG GCCGTCCGTTCTGGACAATTTTGCACTTCTCACTGGGCAATTGAACACACTCAATAAAGttcttaaaaatgaaaagatgCCACTGTTGAAAAACCAAGTCATTATCCCACTTCTGCTGTCACCAGACCGCGATGAGGAGATAATG CGCCTGACAGAAGGAAGAGTCCCGGTCTTCAGCCATGAAGTGGTACCTGATCACTTGAGAACAAAGCCTGATCCTGAAGTGGAAGAACAGGAAAAACAGCTGAGCTCAGAGGCAGCCCGGATCACCCCTGAAGTGGCACAG AAACAAGTCCAAAGCATGAATAAGCTGTGCAACAGCCTCTTGGAGAAGATCATCAAAGAGGAGAGGGACTCGGATGTTTCAA GTTTACGTCAGAATAAGCAAACCTACAACCCCAACGACACAAATGCCCTTGTGGCCGCTGTGGCATTTGGAAAAGGGCTTTCGAACCGTCGTCCTCCAGGCCCTGGTGGCCCTATGGGTGCAGGGCAGACTGGGGCCAGTGGGATGTTACCCGGAGCTGCGTCCATGCAGCAGATGTCCATGCCTCCCAATCAGCAGCAGCACATGGCCGGAGTACCAATGGCACAGGGTGGACAGCCAG GTAAGATGCCCAGCAGTATTAAAACTAACATTAAGTCTGCGTCAATGCATCCATATCAGCGATGA